A genomic window from Planococcus rifietoensis includes:
- the rplI gene encoding 50S ribosomal protein L9 produces the protein MKVIFLKDVKNVGKKGDIKNVADGYANNFLLKNNLAVEADQAAMSKLAGQQKKQEKEVEQELNEAKELKEKLEALTIELTAKSGDDGRLFGSITTKQIAKELEKTHGHKIDKRKMELDDAIRTLGYTNVPVKLHHDVTATLRVHVTEEA, from the coding sequence ATGAAAGTGATTTTCTTGAAAGACGTAAAAAATGTAGGTAAAAAAGGTGATATCAAAAACGTGGCGGACGGCTACGCGAACAACTTCCTGTTGAAAAACAACTTGGCCGTAGAAGCGGACCAGGCGGCGATGAGCAAACTTGCCGGACAGCAGAAAAAGCAGGAAAAGGAAGTCGAGCAGGAATTGAACGAAGCGAAAGAGCTGAAAGAAAAACTTGAAGCTTTAACGATTGAACTGACAGCGAAATCCGGTGATGACGGGCGCTTGTTCGGCTCGATCACGACCAAGCAAATAGCGAAAGAACTTGAAAAGACCCATGGCCATAAAATCGACAAGCGCAAAATGGAGCTCGACGACGCCATCCGCACGCTTGGCTATACGAATGTGCCGGTGAAATTGCATCACGATGTAACCGCGACATTGCGTGTGCACGTTACTGAAGAAGCGTAA
- a CDS encoding DHH family phosphoesterase — protein MSAFFRKRNLRYPLLALLALGMAAVILISLWSEWGAGIFAILYGAAITSAWVLEKRNYEETEKHIETLSYRMKKVGEEALLEMPIGILLVNENQQIEWANPYITSALDYETLIGESVYSLTEEFNQLVKSAESNEMVMSLGGRKYRVYYRADDRLFYLFDITEQVEIETLYHADRTVIGILFIDNYDELSQGMDDQVRSNLNSLVTSLINRWGTDNGIFVKRISSDRFMAVFNESILKQLEETKFTVLDDIREVTAKDNMALTLSIGVGAGSASLIELGAMAQSGLDLVLGRGGDQVAIKHPSGKVKFYGGKTNPVEKRTRVRARVISHALRDLIQESDQVFVMGHKMPDMDSIGAAVGVAKMAEMNRVKGRIVIDFDEYDRSVMRLMEEIESDPDLFERFITPEEALSEMTEHSLLVVVDTHKPSMVIDERLLQRMERVVLIDHHRRGEEFITNTMLVYMEPYASSTAELVTELIEYQPKHEKLTMLEATAMLAGIIVDTKSFTLRTGARTFEAASYLRSNGADTVLVQRLLKEDLETYIERAKIVQSVEFVGDGIAIAKGEPGRIYSPVLIAQTADILLTMKDVNASFVIAERTEGGVGISARSLGEVNVQVVMENLGGGGHLTNAATQMPDASLEEAVGQLKTVLTENDRGGSEE, from the coding sequence ATGTCGGCTTTTTTCAGGAAACGTAATCTAAGATACCCATTGCTGGCATTGCTGGCTCTTGGAATGGCCGCTGTCATCCTCATCTCCCTTTGGTCTGAATGGGGCGCGGGCATTTTCGCCATCCTTTACGGGGCGGCGATCACCTCGGCGTGGGTACTGGAGAAGCGCAACTATGAAGAAACCGAAAAGCATATCGAAACGCTGTCTTACCGAATGAAAAAAGTCGGTGAGGAAGCATTGCTCGAGATGCCGATCGGGATTCTGCTGGTCAATGAAAACCAGCAGATCGAATGGGCCAATCCCTATATCACCTCGGCGCTCGATTACGAGACGCTGATCGGTGAATCGGTTTATAGCTTAACGGAAGAATTTAACCAATTGGTCAAATCTGCCGAATCGAATGAAATGGTCATGTCACTCGGCGGCCGTAAATACCGCGTCTACTACCGTGCAGATGACCGTTTGTTCTATTTGTTCGATATTACCGAGCAAGTAGAGATTGAAACTTTGTATCATGCGGACCGGACCGTCATCGGCATCCTGTTCATCGATAACTACGATGAATTGTCACAAGGGATGGACGATCAGGTACGCAGTAATTTAAATAGCCTGGTGACGTCCTTGATCAATCGATGGGGGACCGATAACGGCATTTTTGTGAAACGGATTTCATCGGACCGCTTTATGGCAGTGTTCAATGAATCCATCTTGAAGCAATTGGAAGAAACCAAGTTTACAGTGCTCGATGACATCCGTGAAGTGACAGCGAAAGACAATATGGCGCTGACACTGAGCATCGGGGTCGGGGCGGGTTCCGCTTCCTTGATCGAACTGGGCGCCATGGCGCAGTCGGGGCTCGATTTGGTGCTTGGGCGCGGCGGCGACCAAGTGGCGATCAAGCATCCGAGCGGCAAGGTCAAGTTCTACGGGGGCAAAACCAATCCGGTCGAAAAACGCACGAGGGTGCGTGCACGCGTCATTTCGCACGCGCTGCGTGACTTGATTCAAGAAAGCGACCAAGTCTTTGTCATGGGCCATAAAATGCCCGATATGGATTCGATCGGCGCAGCGGTCGGCGTTGCCAAAATGGCGGAAATGAACCGCGTCAAAGGCCGCATCGTCATCGATTTCGACGAATACGACCGCAGCGTCATGCGCTTGATGGAAGAAATCGAGAGCGATCCGGATTTGTTCGAGCGTTTCATTACCCCGGAAGAGGCATTATCGGAAATGACCGAACATTCCTTGCTGGTCGTGGTCGATACGCACAAACCGTCGATGGTCATCGATGAACGCCTGCTTCAGCGCATGGAGCGCGTCGTCTTGATCGATCATCACAGAAGAGGCGAGGAATTCATCACCAATACGATGCTCGTCTATATGGAGCCGTACGCATCGTCTACGGCGGAGCTCGTGACCGAATTGATCGAATACCAGCCGAAACACGAAAAATTGACGATGCTCGAAGCGACAGCGATGCTCGCCGGGATCATCGTCGACACGAAAAGCTTTACGCTGCGCACCGGCGCCCGGACCTTTGAAGCGGCATCGTACTTGCGCTCGAACGGTGCCGATACGGTACTTGTGCAGCGATTATTGAAAGAAGACCTGGAGACGTACATCGAGCGGGCGAAAATCGTCCAGAGCGTGGAATTTGTCGGCGACGGCATTGCCATCGCAAAAGGCGAGCCTGGGCGCATCTACAGCCCTGTGCTGATCGCCCAGACGGCAGATATCCTGCTGACGATGAAAGACGTCAACGCGTCGTTTGTCATCGCAGAACGCACAGAAGGCGGCGTGGGCATCAGCGCCCGTTCGCTCGGCGAAGTCAATGTACAGGTCGTGATGGAAAATCTCGGCGGCGGCGGCCATTTAACGAATGCGGCCACGCAAATGCCGGATGCTAGCCTTGAAGAAGCGGTCGGGCAATTAAAGACCGTATTAACCGAAAACGATAGAGGGGGATCTGAAGAATGA
- the dnaB gene encoding replicative DNA helicase: protein MNESIDRVPPHNQEAEQSVIGAIFLEPQALVSVAEIVMPEDFYRVAHQKIFQTMIDLTDRGKAVDLVTVTEELSVKKELEDVGGLSYLTEIANAVPTAANVGHYAHIVEEKALLRRLIRVATTIVEDGFTREDEVEALLAEAEKKMMEVSSRKNAGDFIHIKDVLVKTYDNIELLHTRKGDVTGIPTGFRDLDKVTAGFQRNDLIIVAARPSVGKTAFALNVAQNVATKTEENVAIFSLEMGAEQLVMRMLCAEGNIDAQVMRTGALQNEDWRKLTMAMGSLSNAGIFIDDTPGIRVNDIRAKCRRLKQEYGLGMIMIDYLQLIQGPGKAGENRQQEVSDISRSLKGLARELEVPVIALSQLSRGVEQRQDKRPMMSDLRESGSIEQDADIVSFLYREDYYDKETEDQNMIEIIIAKQRNGPTGTVKLAFVKEYNKFVTIDWADQEGGGDF from the coding sequence ATGAACGAATCGATCGACCGCGTCCCGCCGCATAACCAGGAAGCCGAGCAATCCGTCATCGGGGCCATTTTCCTGGAGCCACAGGCACTTGTTTCCGTAGCGGAAATTGTCATGCCGGAGGATTTCTACCGCGTCGCCCATCAGAAGATTTTCCAGACGATGATCGATTTGACGGACCGCGGCAAAGCGGTGGACTTGGTCACGGTGACAGAAGAGCTATCGGTCAAGAAAGAGCTGGAAGATGTCGGCGGCTTATCGTATTTGACCGAGATCGCCAATGCGGTGCCGACAGCCGCAAACGTTGGGCATTACGCCCATATCGTGGAAGAGAAAGCCTTATTGCGCCGCCTCATCCGAGTGGCCACCACGATCGTCGAAGACGGCTTTACGCGCGAAGACGAAGTGGAGGCGTTGCTTGCCGAAGCGGAGAAGAAAATGATGGAAGTGTCGAGCCGCAAAAACGCTGGCGACTTTATCCACATTAAAGATGTCTTGGTGAAAACTTACGACAATATCGAGCTATTGCATACGCGTAAAGGTGATGTCACCGGCATCCCGACCGGTTTCCGCGATTTGGACAAAGTGACAGCGGGCTTTCAGCGCAACGATCTGATCATCGTTGCTGCCCGCCCGTCCGTCGGTAAGACAGCCTTCGCACTTAACGTCGCGCAAAACGTCGCGACGAAAACCGAAGAGAATGTCGCGATCTTCAGTTTGGAGATGGGGGCAGAGCAGCTCGTCATGCGGATGCTCTGCGCAGAAGGCAATATCGATGCTCAAGTCATGCGGACCGGTGCGCTCCAGAATGAAGACTGGCGCAAGCTGACGATGGCGATGGGCAGTTTATCCAATGCTGGCATTTTCATCGACGACACGCCGGGTATCCGCGTCAACGATATCCGCGCGAAATGCCGCCGTTTGAAACAGGAATACGGCCTTGGCATGATCATGATCGATTATTTGCAGCTCATTCAAGGACCCGGCAAGGCCGGCGAAAACCGCCAGCAGGAAGTATCCGATATTTCCCGTTCATTGAAAGGCCTGGCGCGTGAACTCGAAGTCCCGGTCATCGCCTTGTCGCAGCTGTCCCGTGGGGTTGAGCAGCGGCAAGACAAACGGCCGATGATGTCCGATTTACGTGAATCCGGATCGATTGAGCAAGATGCCGATATCGTATCGTTTTTATACCGTGAAGATTATTACGACAAAGAAACCGAAGACCAGAACATGATTGAAATCATCATCGCCAAGCAGCGGAACGGCCCGACCGGCACCGTCAAGCTGGCGTTTGTGAAGGAATACAATAAGTTCGTCACCATCGATTGGGCTGACCAAGAAGGCGGCGGCGATTTCTAA
- a CDS encoding YybS family protein, translating to MPNQKTRQLTNGAMMTALFAVLLAISVYVPVLSLISTLFLALPIAWYSAKYPVKASALVAVVGVVLSFLIGGLLSLPLALIHIPLGLMIGLSIHYKKSKLFMFMGSSIVLLVSLMVQYVAAIAFLGINFLEEFMATMRSSYEQAGTWLERLGSESTQEYEELVAQFMLTFETLLPTLLILSVFTTVWILLLILLPILKRLGIEVPKFPPFREMRLPKSVLWYYLIVILVSLLSDFEQGTMAYLIFVNASMLLQFLLFLQGVSFYHFYIHQEGWPRWVVVVVTVLAFPLQSFTSIIGILDLGFDVRGWIKRAHESKGK from the coding sequence ATGCCTAACCAAAAGACACGTCAGTTGACGAATGGAGCCATGATGACGGCGCTGTTTGCCGTCCTATTGGCTATTTCTGTATATGTACCGGTGCTGAGTTTGATCAGTACCTTGTTTTTGGCATTGCCGATTGCTTGGTATAGCGCCAAGTATCCGGTGAAGGCGTCGGCGCTGGTCGCAGTGGTCGGGGTCGTGTTAAGCTTTCTGATCGGCGGATTGCTGTCTTTGCCTTTGGCATTGATCCACATTCCGCTGGGGCTCATGATTGGGCTGTCGATCCATTATAAAAAAAGCAAATTGTTCATGTTTATGGGTTCAAGTATCGTGCTATTGGTGTCATTGATGGTGCAGTACGTGGCAGCTATCGCCTTTTTAGGGATTAATTTCCTGGAAGAATTCATGGCGACGATGCGCAGTTCGTATGAACAGGCCGGTACGTGGCTGGAGCGGCTTGGGTCGGAATCGACGCAGGAATATGAGGAGCTTGTGGCGCAGTTCATGCTGACCTTCGAGACCTTGTTGCCGACGCTATTGATTTTGTCGGTATTTACGACGGTGTGGATCTTGTTGTTGATCCTGTTGCCGATTTTGAAACGGCTTGGCATCGAAGTGCCGAAATTCCCGCCGTTCCGCGAGATGCGCTTGCCGAAAAGCGTACTGTGGTATTATTTGATCGTCATTTTGGTGTCCTTGCTGTCGGATTTCGAGCAGGGGACCATGGCTTATTTGATTTTCGTCAATGCCTCGATGCTGTTGCAGTTCCTGCTGTTCTTGCAGGGGGTATCGTTCTATCATTTCTATATCCACCAAGAGGGCTGGCCCCGCTGGGTGGTGGTCGTTGTGACGGTTCTTGCATTTCCTTTGCAGTCGTTTACGAGCATCATCGGAATTTTGGATCTTGGCTTCGATGTCCGGGGCTGGATCAAGCGGGCGCACGAGTCTAAAGGAAAGTAA